One Persicobacter psychrovividus DNA window includes the following coding sequences:
- a CDS encoding nucleotide exchange factor GrpE produces the protein MAENTVNEEEKNVQGEETTKEQVEQPVAENETTQEENTEAPQEEVQEEVAEVDALKAEVQEQKDKYLRLYSEFDNFRRRTAKEKLDLVQNANEKLIGELLSVVDNFDRANDNFNEEMDAKSVHEGAVLISKNLKSILEKFGLTPIETEKGDAFDTDIHDAITEIPVPEEELKGKVFDVVGKGYKLNDKVIRFAKVVVGAK, from the coding sequence ATGGCAGAAAATACTGTAAACGAAGAGGAAAAAAACGTACAGGGCGAAGAAACTACAAAGGAGCAAGTAGAGCAACCTGTAGCGGAAAACGAAACCACTCAAGAGGAAAACACTGAAGCACCTCAAGAGGAAGTACAAGAAGAAGTTGCTGAAGTCGATGCTTTAAAGGCCGAGGTTCAGGAGCAAAAAGACAAGTATTTGCGTCTGTATTCTGAATTTGACAACTTCCGCCGCCGTACGGCAAAAGAAAAATTGGACTTGGTACAAAATGCCAACGAAAAATTGATCGGTGAGCTGTTGTCTGTTGTTGATAACTTTGATCGTGCAAACGACAATTTCAACGAAGAAATGGATGCCAAATCTGTTCATGAAGGTGCAGTATTGATCTCTAAAAATTTGAAATCAATCTTGGAAAAGTTCGGACTGACTCCCATTGAAACGGAGAAGGGCGACGCCTTCGATACGGACATTCATGATGCGATTACGGAAATTCCTGTTCCCGAAGAGGAGCTAAAAGGCAAGGTTTTCGACGTAGTTGGTAAAGGATATAAGCTTAACGACAAGGTCATTCGCTTCGCGAAGGTTGTTGTGGGCGCAAAATAA
- a CDS encoding calcium/sodium antiporter: protein MNPMLINILSLIGGLVLLIAGGHYLVKGGSTLALRYKISPMVVGLTVIAFGTSAPELLVSVQAAFRGSPDLAMGNVVGSNICNLALVLGITALISPIMVDKKTMRIDWPVTFVASLLLFVLVHGGMLSLVEGAVLFAGLIAYLAYQMVDAKRNPHVPEEVAEVLEQGITGSIFTDLMWILVGGIGLYFGSDFFVGGAQAIALYFEVPERVVGLTVVALGTSLPELVTSVIAARKQQVDLALGNLLGSNIFNILCILGITSMIHPIHVQQAFISNDMIWMLAITLVVLPMMWLGKKISRVDGAILLGLYITYTVLVLV, encoded by the coding sequence ATGAATCCAATGTTAATCAATATTTTATCCTTGATCGGAGGGCTGGTATTACTGATCGCCGGAGGGCATTACCTGGTTAAAGGAGGCTCTACTTTGGCATTACGCTACAAGATTTCGCCGATGGTCGTTGGGCTGACGGTCATTGCCTTTGGCACCTCAGCACCCGAGTTGCTGGTCTCTGTGCAGGCGGCATTCCGTGGCAGTCCCGATTTAGCGATGGGAAATGTGGTGGGCTCCAATATTTGTAACCTGGCATTGGTTTTGGGAATTACCGCCCTGATCAGTCCGATTATGGTGGATAAAAAGACCATGAGAATCGATTGGCCCGTAACCTTTGTCGCTTCTTTACTGCTTTTTGTACTGGTGCATGGTGGCATGCTGAGCCTGGTGGAGGGCGCTGTTCTTTTTGCAGGCCTGATCGCCTATTTAGCCTATCAGATGGTGGATGCAAAACGAAACCCACACGTTCCTGAGGAAGTGGCTGAAGTACTGGAGCAGGGAATTACGGGCAGTATATTTACGGATCTTATGTGGATACTCGTCGGTGGAATTGGCTTGTATTTTGGGTCAGATTTCTTTGTGGGTGGTGCGCAGGCGATTGCATTGTACTTTGAAGTGCCCGAGCGGGTTGTTGGACTGACCGTAGTGGCGCTGGGAACGAGCCTGCCCGAGTTGGTGACCTCAGTTATTGCCGCACGCAAGCAGCAGGTTGACCTGGCTTTGGGGAATTTACTGGGCTCCAATATTTTCAATATTCTTTGTATCCTCGGGATCACTTCCATGATTCACCCGATTCATGTACAGCAGGCTTTTATTTCCAACGACATGATTTGGATGCTGGCCATTACCCTGGTGGTTTTGCCGATGATGTGGCTGGGCAAAAAAATCAGCCGTGTGGATGGCGCTATTCTGCTGGGGTTATATATTACTTATACCGTTTTGGTGTTGGTATAA
- the dnaJ gene encoding molecular chaperone DnaJ, with protein sequence MAKRDYYEVLGLQKGASEAEIKKAYRKVAIKYHPDKNPDNPEAEEKFKEAAEAYEVLSDAQKRQRYDQFGHQGMGGGGFGGGGGMNMDDIFSQFGDIFGGGGGSPFDSFFGGGGGGGGRPRQRRGTNLRIKLKLTLEEMAHGVEKKIKVKRQDACNSCGGNGSKNGSSLRTCPTCQGTGQVQKIVNTMLGQMRSASTCPNCNGSGQMVDQHCDSCRGAGVETKEEVITVKIPAGVSEGMQLSMSGKGNAPKGGGIPGDLLIVIEEIPHESLKREGNNVVYELYVNFADAALGTHVEVPTIDGKVKIKIEEGTQSGKILRLRGKGFRDINGYGTGDQLIHVNVWTPQHLSKEEKEMLEKLRTADNFQPDPGKKEKGFFERMREFF encoded by the coding sequence ATGGCCAAAAGAGATTATTACGAGGTATTAGGGCTGCAAAAGGGCGCTTCCGAAGCGGAAATCAAGAAAGCATACCGCAAGGTAGCGATCAAGTATCACCCTGATAAAAACCCTGATAACCCAGAGGCAGAAGAAAAATTTAAGGAAGCAGCTGAGGCTTATGAAGTCCTTAGTGATGCTCAGAAACGTCAGCGTTACGACCAGTTCGGCCACCAGGGAATGGGTGGCGGAGGCTTCGGCGGTGGCGGAGGCATGAATATGGACGACATCTTCTCGCAATTCGGAGACATCTTCGGTGGCGGCGGTGGCAGCCCATTCGACAGCTTCTTCGGTGGCGGTGGTGGCGGAGGCGGACGTCCTCGTCAGCGTCGTGGCACCAACTTGCGCATCAAACTCAAGCTAACGCTTGAAGAGATGGCACATGGTGTAGAGAAGAAAATCAAGGTGAAGCGCCAGGATGCATGTAACAGCTGTGGCGGTAACGGGTCAAAGAATGGCTCATCACTTCGCACTTGTCCTACCTGTCAGGGTACGGGACAGGTTCAGAAGATCGTCAATACCATGTTGGGGCAAATGCGTTCAGCATCTACTTGTCCGAACTGTAACGGCTCGGGACAAATGGTAGATCAGCACTGCGACAGTTGTCGTGGGGCAGGTGTTGAAACCAAAGAGGAGGTCATCACGGTAAAAATCCCTGCAGGGGTTTCTGAAGGAATGCAATTGTCCATGAGCGGCAAAGGTAATGCGCCTAAAGGTGGTGGAATTCCTGGTGATTTACTGATCGTAATCGAAGAGATTCCACATGAGTCACTGAAGCGTGAAGGTAACAATGTTGTTTATGAATTGTACGTGAACTTCGCTGATGCTGCTTTGGGAACACACGTTGAAGTACCAACGATTGATGGTAAAGTGAAGATCAAGATCGAGGAAGGCACACAATCAGGCAAGATTCTTCGCCTGAGAGGTAAAGGTTTCCGCGACATCAATGGCTATGGCACAGGCGATCAGTTGATTCATGTTAATGTCTGGACACCTCAGCATTTGTCTAAAGAGGAAAAAGAGATGCTTGAAAAACTGCGCACTGCCGACAACTTCCAGCCAGACCCAGGCAAGAAAGAAAAAGGCTTCTTCGAAAGAATGCGTGAGTTCTTTTAA
- the obgE gene encoding GTPase ObgE, with protein MSASNFIDHVRLCSRSGKGGSGAISFRREKHVPRGGPDGGNGGRGGHVIVRGNSQLWTLLHLRYRKHIIAGVGESGGGMRSSGAQGKDEIIEVPLGTIIRDAETNEIRAEITEHDEEIIITPGGRGGLGNENFKTAVNQTPRFAQPGEPGMEEWLVLELKLLADVGLVGFPNAGKSTLLSSISAARPEIADYPFTTLVPNLGVVSYYDNRSFVMADIPGIIEGAAEGKGLGLRFLRHIERNSMLLFMIPADTEDVQEEYRVLRGELEQYNPELLDKHHILAITKTDMLDEEMMEEFKEDLPEGVKTLFISSITQTNLDQLKDAIWQGLNAPEDDK; from the coding sequence ATGTCAGCTTCAAACTTTATCGATCACGTTCGATTATGCTCCCGTTCCGGCAAAGGCGGTTCCGGTGCAATAAGTTTCCGTAGAGAAAAACACGTTCCCCGCGGGGGACCAGATGGTGGTAATGGTGGCCGTGGTGGTCACGTTATCGTTCGGGGAAACTCCCAATTATGGACATTGCTGCATTTGCGTTACCGCAAGCACATTATCGCTGGAGTTGGAGAATCTGGCGGAGGCATGCGTTCTAGTGGAGCTCAGGGAAAAGATGAAATCATCGAAGTACCATTGGGGACGATCATCCGTGATGCTGAAACCAATGAAATCCGTGCAGAAATCACCGAACATGATGAGGAAATCATCATTACCCCCGGTGGGCGAGGTGGCCTCGGCAACGAGAATTTCAAAACGGCAGTAAATCAAACTCCACGCTTTGCACAGCCTGGCGAACCAGGAATGGAAGAGTGGCTGGTTTTGGAGCTGAAACTTTTGGCTGATGTGGGCCTTGTAGGCTTCCCAAATGCCGGAAAATCCACCCTTCTTTCCAGTATTTCAGCCGCGCGCCCTGAGATTGCAGACTACCCATTTACCACTTTGGTGCCTAACCTTGGGGTGGTTTCTTATTACGACAACCGCTCATTTGTAATGGCCGATATTCCTGGAATTATCGAAGGAGCGGCAGAAGGAAAAGGGCTTGGCTTGCGATTTTTACGCCATATTGAGCGTAACTCCATGCTGTTGTTCATGATTCCTGCAGATACCGAGGATGTGCAAGAAGAGTACCGCGTATTGCGTGGTGAACTTGAGCAGTACAACCCAGAACTGCTGGATAAACACCACATTCTGGCCATCACCAAAACCGATATGCTGGATGAGGAAATGATGGAGGAATTCAAAGAAGATCTTCCTGAAGGAGTAAAAACACTCTTTATTTCATCAATTACACAAACTAACTTAGATCAATTAAAAGATGCTATCTGGCAAGGGCTGAATGCTCCTGAAGATGACAAATAG
- the hpt gene encoding hypoxanthine phosphoribosyltransferase, whose translation MIVKDKAFKMFIDEEQLAQGIEKLAQQINKDYEGRKPIFLAVLNGSFMFAADLYRQTNLESTISFIKLASYESMNSTGSIKELVGLQGSLKGEDVVIIEDIVDTGNTLEHIMNLLNDKGVKSAEIATLLYKPEAYKKDIPVKYAAFEIPNKFVVGYGLDYDGLGRNLPAIYQLAE comes from the coding sequence ATGATTGTAAAAGACAAGGCATTCAAGATGTTTATAGATGAGGAGCAATTGGCTCAAGGCATCGAGAAATTAGCGCAACAAATCAATAAGGACTACGAGGGCAGAAAGCCTATTTTCTTGGCAGTACTGAACGGGTCTTTCATGTTTGCTGCCGACTTGTATCGTCAAACAAATTTAGAATCTACAATATCATTTATTAAGCTGGCCTCTTACGAGAGCATGAACTCTACAGGTTCTATTAAAGAATTGGTGGGTTTGCAAGGTTCTCTTAAAGGAGAAGATGTAGTGATCATCGAAGATATCGTAGACACTGGCAACACCTTGGAGCATATCATGAACCTTTTGAATGACAAAGGAGTGAAATCTGCTGAGATCGCCACGCTGCTTTATAAGCCTGAAGCTTACAAAAAAGATATTCCTGTAAAATATGCCGCATTCGAGATCCCCAACAAATTTGTGGTTGGATATGGTCTGGATTACGATGGCCTGGGACGTAACCTCCCAGCTATTTATCAGCTTGCGGAATAA
- the upp gene encoding uracil phosphoribosyltransferase, whose protein sequence is MKIFRLNSESSVANHFLAEMRDENIQKDTMRFRRNIERLGELMAYEVSKDLPYVTKTVKTPLGESEIPMLEKQPILMTVLRAGLPFYNGFMNILDQASSGFIGAYRTPNPDAEDGFEIDLGYAAYPNLEGRDLIIVDPMLATGRSLVDSIEKAIEKGNPRSIHIVAIIAAPEGVAYVKERMGDRCSVWLCAEDSHLNEKSYIIPGLGDAGDLAFGSKD, encoded by the coding sequence TTGAAGATTTTTAGATTAAATAGTGAATCGTCGGTTGCCAACCATTTTCTGGCAGAGATGCGTGATGAAAATATTCAGAAGGATACCATGCGCTTCCGCAGAAATATTGAACGCCTTGGGGAATTGATGGCCTATGAGGTTTCCAAAGACCTGCCGTATGTTACCAAGACGGTCAAAACACCATTGGGTGAGAGCGAGATACCGATGCTGGAAAAGCAGCCTATCCTAATGACCGTGCTTCGTGCAGGCCTGCCGTTTTACAATGGTTTTATGAATATCCTCGACCAGGCCTCGAGTGGTTTTATTGGTGCATACCGTACACCAAACCCTGATGCCGAAGATGGTTTCGAGATTGATTTGGGCTATGCGGCTTACCCTAACCTGGAAGGTCGTGATTTGATTATCGTAGACCCAATGCTTGCAACGGGCCGTTCGCTGGTAGATTCGATCGAGAAAGCGATTGAAAAGGGAAATCCTCGATCAATTCATATTGTTGCGATTATTGCCGCACCTGAAGGGGTTGCTTATGTGAAAGAGCGTATGGGTGACCGTTGCTCGGTATGGTTATGTGCAGAGGACAGCCACCTGAATGAAAAATCTTACATTATCCCTGGTTTGGGAGACGCAGGCGATTTGGCATTCGGGTCCAAGGATTAA
- a CDS encoding ATP-binding cassette domain-containing protein yields MSLIEIDQVCKSYENHQALKSLSLSVPKGSIYGLLGPNGAGKSTLIRIINQIIYADSGTILFDGERLQPHHISKIGYLPEERGLYKKMKIGEQLMYLARLKGLSKHDAAQKINYWLEKLELKTWIDKAVEDLSKGMAQKVQFISTVIHEPEFLILDEPFSGFDPVNANLIRDEILGLRDRGCTVMLSTHRMESVEELCDDIALINKSEKVLEGNKWEVKKAHKGNRYQLITESPVQLTSPFEVLHQQPLAHGQHETLFQLKEEQKGNDLLKLVIDQVPVVHFEEIIPSMSEIFIQHVSPASANEKSV; encoded by the coding sequence ATGAGTTTAATAGAAATAGATCAAGTTTGTAAATCCTACGAAAACCATCAGGCCCTGAAAAGCTTATCCCTTAGTGTTCCCAAAGGGAGCATTTATGGTTTGCTCGGCCCTAACGGTGCGGGAAAATCGACTTTGATCCGAATAATAAATCAGATTATATATGCCGACAGTGGCACAATTCTGTTTGATGGTGAGCGGTTGCAGCCACATCATATTTCAAAAATTGGCTACCTGCCCGAAGAACGGGGGCTGTATAAAAAGATGAAAATTGGCGAGCAGCTGATGTACCTTGCACGGCTGAAAGGCTTGAGTAAGCACGATGCCGCACAAAAAATCAACTATTGGCTCGAGAAACTGGAGCTGAAGACCTGGATCGATAAAGCGGTGGAGGACCTCTCCAAAGGGATGGCGCAAAAAGTACAGTTTATCTCGACGGTGATTCATGAACCAGAATTCCTGATCCTCGATGAGCCCTTCTCTGGCTTTGACCCCGTAAATGCCAACCTGATTCGGGATGAAATACTGGGCTTGCGTGACCGAGGCTGTACCGTAATGCTTTCAACCCACCGCATGGAGTCGGTGGAGGAATTATGTGATGATATTGCACTGATCAATAAGTCGGAAAAGGTATTGGAAGGCAACAAGTGGGAGGTGAAGAAAGCCCATAAGGGCAACCGTTATCAGTTGATTACCGAGAGCCCCGTACAATTGACGAGCCCTTTTGAGGTGCTTCATCAGCAACCTTTAGCGCATGGGCAGCATGAAACATTGTTTCAGCTTAAGGAGGAACAAAAAGGCAATGATTTGCTGAAACTGGTCATTGACCAGGTGCCCGTGGTACATTTCGAGGAAATCATTCCTTCGATGAGTGAAATATTTATTCAACACGTTAGCCCTGCTTCGGCTAATGAAAAATCGGTCTAA
- the ispF gene encoding 2-C-methyl-D-erythritol 2,4-cyclodiphosphate synthase, with protein sequence MKIRVGFGYDVHQLKEGYDLWLGGIKIPHTKGSVGHSDADVLVHVICDALLGAANLRDIGYHFSDKDPKYKGIDSKILLAEVMKLIREKGYEIGNIDSTICLEQPKVNPHILEMQKVLAEVMGIEEEDLSIKATTTEKMSFVGREEGISAYATVLIQKA encoded by the coding sequence ATGAAAATTCGAGTAGGATTCGGTTATGATGTCCATCAATTAAAAGAAGGATATGATTTATGGCTGGGAGGCATCAAGATCCCTCACACCAAAGGATCGGTAGGCCATTCTGATGCCGACGTGCTGGTACATGTAATTTGCGATGCCCTGCTTGGCGCAGCGAACTTGCGTGATATTGGTTACCACTTTTCCGATAAAGACCCGAAATACAAAGGAATTGACAGCAAGATTCTTTTAGCTGAAGTCATGAAGCTCATCAGGGAAAAGGGTTATGAAATTGGTAACATTGACTCGACCATCTGTTTGGAGCAACCGAAAGTCAACCCGCATATTCTTGAAATGCAAAAAGTGCTTGCCGAAGTGATGGGCATAGAAGAGGAAGACCTTTCGATTAAGGCAACAACGACTGAAAAGATGAGTTTTGTAGGCCGTGAGGAGGGAATCTCTGCTTACGCGACGGTACTGATTCAGAAGGCTTAA
- a CDS encoding small multi-drug export protein encodes MSKYIPVYLISMIKFIGGPALGSTLGLTYWETVALSVLGMMTSVVIISFFGLQLRRFMQRKKLLGKKKFSPRSRRFVFIWKTFGLWGVAFLTPVFFSPIVGTLLAALMGASRPKLWAYMFISSVFWSLSLSYVVHSLL; translated from the coding sequence ATGAGTAAGTATATACCTGTCTATCTGATCAGTATGATCAAGTTTATTGGTGGGCCCGCCCTGGGTTCAACACTTGGCCTGACTTATTGGGAAACCGTTGCCTTGAGTGTACTCGGGATGATGACCTCCGTCGTGATTATTTCCTTTTTCGGATTGCAGCTGCGCAGATTTATGCAGCGAAAAAAACTCCTTGGCAAGAAAAAATTCTCACCGAGGAGTCGTCGTTTTGTCTTCATCTGGAAGACCTTCGGGCTTTGGGGTGTTGCTTTCCTTACCCCCGTATTTTTCAGCCCAATAGTTGGTACTTTACTTGCTGCGCTGATGGGTGCCTCGCGCCCAAAACTATGGGCCTACATGTTTATTTCATCCGTATTTTGGAGCCTGAGTCTCAGTTATGTGGTGCACAGTCTGCTTTAG
- a CDS encoding ABC transporter permease, whose protein sequence is MDKVLLIIKREYLTRVRKKSFVVMTLLGPLLFVAMWAVPIWLAQSGPESKTVHVIDQSGMFAQAFTENKSSDVAFVYEKLSVEDAKEELEAGDYDGLLLIPRLAKGEDVNLMYFSEVNPGISLKQQIRKVVSQKLQEEKLKESGLSKEWLAKLNPSVGIRTVNVTPDGDEAESHSEAATVIGYIGAFMIYFFIFLYGTQVMRGVIEEKSNRIVEVIISSVRPFQLMMGKIIGVAGVVLTQFLIWIVLSFGLTTLIAILTGVSVGPSAPAMADPAMVAATADGVPQMMDALMTMNFGLIAFSFIFYFLGGYLLYAALFAAVGSTVDQDGDYQQFMFPLSMPLLFAIISLTVVIQDPHGTFAFWMSMIPFTSPIVMMMRVPFGVPIWQLALSMILLVGGFIFTTWLAARIYRIGILMNGSKVNYRVLLKWARMKY, encoded by the coding sequence ATGGATAAGGTATTGTTAATTATAAAGCGGGAATATCTGACCCGTGTGCGGAAAAAGTCTTTTGTGGTGATGACCCTCTTGGGGCCGTTGTTGTTTGTAGCCATGTGGGCAGTGCCGATTTGGTTGGCACAAAGCGGACCGGAAAGCAAGACGGTGCATGTGATTGATCAATCGGGTATGTTTGCGCAGGCTTTCACGGAAAATAAATCAAGTGATGTGGCGTTTGTCTATGAAAAGTTGAGTGTGGAGGATGCCAAGGAAGAGCTTGAAGCGGGTGATTATGACGGATTATTGTTGATTCCAAGGCTTGCTAAGGGCGAGGATGTGAACCTGATGTATTTCTCTGAAGTGAATCCTGGTATTTCTTTGAAGCAGCAAATCCGCAAGGTGGTTTCGCAGAAATTGCAGGAAGAGAAGCTGAAAGAATCGGGCTTGTCAAAGGAGTGGCTGGCGAAGTTGAATCCTTCGGTAGGTATCCGAACGGTGAATGTTACCCCTGATGGTGATGAAGCCGAAAGCCATTCGGAGGCGGCAACGGTGATTGGTTATATCGGTGCTTTCATGATTTACTTCTTCATCTTTCTGTATGGAACGCAGGTGATGCGTGGGGTGATTGAAGAGAAGTCCAATCGTATTGTGGAGGTGATCATCTCTTCTGTGCGACCTTTTCAACTGATGATGGGGAAAATTATTGGGGTAGCAGGCGTGGTGCTTACCCAGTTTTTGATCTGGATCGTGCTTTCCTTCGGGCTGACCACCCTGATTGCCATCCTGACGGGTGTGAGCGTAGGGCCAAGTGCTCCCGCGATGGCCGACCCTGCCATGGTGGCTGCAACAGCTGATGGTGTGCCGCAAATGATGGATGCACTCATGACGATGAACTTTGGATTGATCGCCTTCTCCTTTATCTTCTATTTCCTTGGTGGCTACCTGCTATACGCCGCATTGTTCGCCGCAGTAGGTTCTACCGTAGATCAGGATGGTGACTATCAGCAATTCATGTTTCCGCTGAGTATGCCTTTGCTGTTCGCTATTATTTCTCTGACGGTCGTGATTCAGGATCCGCACGGCACTTTTGCTTTTTGGATGTCGATGATCCCTTTCACCTCACCGATCGTGATGATGATGCGCGTTCCTTTTGGCGTACCAATCTGGCAATTGGCCCTTTCAATGATTTTACTCGTTGGCGGTTTTATATTCACCACCTGGTTGGCTGCCCGCATTTACCGCATCGGAATTCTGATGAACGGCTCAAAAGTGAATTATCGGGTATTGCTCAAATGGGCACGGATGAAGTATTGA
- a CDS encoding adenylate kinase: MLNIVLFGPPGAGKGTQSELMIEKYGLLHISTGDLFRKHLGEGTELGKLAKSYMDNGNLVPDKVVIDMVDDRLKEVTDAKGIIFDGFPRTVAQAEALDTLMNGKNTPISGMIALEVEDQELRNRILERGKSSGRADDQSIDKINNRISVYKAETLPVAEYYNKQGKLASINGVGSIESIFGNICEAVEKLQ; the protein is encoded by the coding sequence ATGCTTAATATCGTTCTGTTCGGCCCTCCTGGTGCAGGTAAAGGAACTCAGTCAGAGTTAATGATTGAAAAATATGGTTTGTTACACATCTCTACAGGAGACCTTTTCCGCAAACACTTAGGCGAAGGAACTGAACTGGGCAAATTGGCCAAAAGCTACATGGACAACGGTAACCTTGTTCCTGATAAAGTAGTGATTGATATGGTTGATGATCGCCTGAAAGAGGTAACGGACGCTAAAGGAATCATCTTTGATGGCTTCCCGCGTACTGTGGCACAGGCAGAAGCATTGGATACGCTGATGAATGGCAAAAACACGCCTATCAGCGGGATGATCGCCTTGGAGGTAGAAGATCAAGAATTGAGAAACCGCATTTTGGAGCGTGGTAAATCTTCAGGACGCGCGGATGATCAAAGCATTGATAAAATTAACAATCGCATCAGTGTATATAAAGCGGAGACTTTGCCCGTTGCCGAGTATTACAACAAGCAAGGCAAATTGGCAAGCATCAATGGTGTTGGCTCTATTGAGTCTATCTTTGGCAACATCTGCGAAGCGGTTGAAAAACTTCAATAA
- a CDS encoding DDE transposase: MPNKYHQTSIFPKELTLSPRWWIFKDSKLGQIHQELPFDELASLLPDPEHQTGRPAHLSKKGMIALVFLSSCMNGMSDKQLRERINTDWALQMFCFRQFSDNYTIKEHGYVSRVKKIVGEHIDFDLLQQNMLSSFKDDLENVGAILMDATCYEVKIKNPTRVKLLWDTICWVHNQMKLWCKALKIPMPRSRFNDQRKKQLNYQKKKKRSHKKNLKRRRSLVYLLEKLLGQFLIIRTENSGTKLLADRETAIFNMCQRILKEQKHFLSNPPSSIPDRIVSFAQPHIRPIVRGKENKPVEYGLKVHMVSVSGISYIEHMDFCAFHEGVRYQKTIQKHTAFFGEVNCAGADKLYANNKNRTYSTNKGIITCFPRKGPKPKDPDKQKDTLVKALSNARNTVMEGAFGNHKESYALKKITARNPQIQMLMVYTGVFASNARYLSQNKVA, encoded by the coding sequence ATGCCAAATAAATATCATCAAACCTCAATTTTTCCCAAAGAATTAACTTTATCCCCAAGGTGGTGGATTTTTAAAGATTCCAAGCTTGGTCAAATTCATCAAGAACTACCATTTGATGAGTTAGCTTCACTTTTACCGGATCCTGAGCATCAAACTGGCCGGCCGGCGCACCTTTCTAAGAAAGGAATGATCGCCTTGGTTTTTCTGAGTTCATGCATGAATGGTATGTCTGACAAGCAACTTCGTGAACGGATAAATACAGATTGGGCTTTGCAGATGTTCTGCTTTCGCCAGTTTTCTGATAACTACACAATCAAAGAACACGGCTATGTTTCTCGGGTGAAAAAGATAGTTGGAGAGCATATTGATTTTGATCTTTTACAGCAGAATATGCTTAGTTCATTCAAAGATGACCTTGAAAATGTAGGAGCAATTCTAATGGATGCCACCTGTTATGAAGTTAAAATCAAAAATCCTACAAGAGTCAAATTGCTCTGGGACACAATATGTTGGGTTCATAATCAGATGAAGTTATGGTGTAAAGCCCTGAAGATTCCTATGCCTCGAAGTCGGTTCAATGATCAGCGGAAGAAACAACTCAACTATCAGAAAAAGAAGAAAAGATCTCATAAGAAAAACCTAAAACGCAGGCGAAGCTTGGTTTACCTGTTGGAGAAATTATTGGGGCAATTTCTAATTATTAGGACTGAAAATAGTGGAACGAAACTTTTGGCTGACCGCGAAACAGCCATTTTTAATATGTGCCAACGAATACTAAAGGAGCAAAAACACTTCTTATCAAACCCTCCTTCGAGTATTCCCGATCGAATTGTAAGCTTCGCTCAGCCACATATTCGTCCGATCGTTCGAGGCAAGGAAAATAAGCCCGTCGAGTATGGTCTGAAAGTTCATATGGTTTCAGTATCAGGTATCAGCTATATCGAACATATGGATTTCTGCGCTTTCCATGAAGGTGTCCGATATCAAAAGACCATTCAGAAGCATACAGCGTTTTTTGGGGAGGTGAATTGCGCTGGTGCCGATAAGCTATATGCTAATAATAAAAACAGGACTTACAGTACGAACAAGGGTATTATCACCTGCTTTCCGAGGAAAGGTCCTAAACCAAAAGACCCTGACAAGCAAAAAGATACATTGGTGAAAGCCTTATCTAATGCGCGGAATACCGTCATGGAGGGAGCATTTGGTAACCATAAAGAAAGCTATGCATTGAAGAAGATTACAGCTCGAAACCCACAGATCCAAATGCTGATGGTTTACACAGGGGTCTTCGCTTCGAATGCCCGCTATTTAAGTCAAAATAAGGTAGCCTAA